The nucleotide sequence ATGGAACGTGAGAGCTTTCATCTCAAAGCCTTCCTTCTCATAATGGAAACCGACTCCTTCGAATGACAGGTCGAAGCGTTCCGCTGTTTTCGGCTGTTCAGGATTGGTGATAACAGGGGCATTCAACAAATGGGAAATGCGTCCATAGCTGTCCTTTACCTTGATGTAATTCAGCCAATGACTCTCCATATTGACAAAAGGTTTGTAGAACTCTTTCGAGACAATAATGAACATAAGATAGGCGAAAACGGAAAATTCTCCGTACCAAGTCCACCAAAGACCGATTGTAGCCATCAGAGCGAAAGCCAACTCTATCAGGAAAGTGTATCTGCCCACACTCACAGCTGCCAAACGAGAAGTATTCTTACTGCTTTCTCCAAATTCACTGACAGAGTGGTCGAGTCTGTCACGGAACATTCCTTTTTCTCCAAACACTTTCAAAACCGGAATGCCCTTGACGTATTCTACAAAGAGGCTGACCATATCCGCCAGATTGTCCTGAGACTCTTCCTGTGCTTTCATTCCCGAGCGAATGCCCCGATACAGAGAAAACAGGGCAATAGGAAGAATGGCTACCATTGTCAATCCCATGCGCCAGTCCACACAGAACAGTCCGATGCCAAGTATCAGAGCTACAATGAAATCAGCAGACATCCGTGTCCATAGATGTCCTACTACCATTTCCATGTTATCCACGTCTTTGTGAATGACTGTACTTATCTCTCCCAGACGCTCATTGGTATAGAAACCGAGTGAGAACATTTTCAGTTTCAATATGATTTTCTCGCGGATACGTTCCACAAGATCAAATCCGGCAAAATGCTTGCTCATATCGGCAATGGCATTGGATAGGGTTTTCAATACCAGCAGACCGCCAAGTAACCATGCTGCCGAAATGAAAGAGATGCTTTCTCCCTGTATATGACGGTCGATAAGGAACAAGACGGTTAGCATGATTGCCGTGCCACAAAGAGCATAAACCACGAAAAACAGTGCAGAGATAATCAGATGCCGCACTCCGCGAGCGGTCAATTCATTCAATATATTGCGTACCATTGTTTATACCTCCTCTTCTTTCAGTTGCCATTTACTTACTTGTTCT is from Prevotella melaninogenica and encodes:
- a CDS encoding ABC transporter ATP-binding protein; this translates as MVRNILNELTARGVRHLIISALFFVVYALCGTAIMLTVLFLIDRHIQGESISFISAAWLLGGLLVLKTLSNAIADMSKHFAGFDLVERIREKIILKLKMFSLGFYTNERLGEISTVIHKDVDNMEMVVGHLWTRMSADFIVALILGIGLFCVDWRMGLTMVAILPIALFSLYRGIRSGMKAQEESQDNLADMVSLFVEYVKGIPVLKVFGEKGMFRDRLDHSVSEFGESSKNTSRLAAVSVGRYTFLIELAFALMATIGLWWTWYGEFSVFAYLMFIIVSKEFYKPFVNMESHWLNYIKVKDSYGRISHLLNAPVITNPEQPKTAERFDLSFEGVGFHYEKEGFEMKALTFHVPEGTVTALVGSSGSGKTTITNLLLRFWEPQAGRICIGGIDIREMDYDYLLGEISVVMQNVILFSDTIANNIKVGNRNATQEEIEEAARRAMIHDFIISLPEGYETKIGENGLGLSGGQKQRLSIARAFLKDAPIILLDEITSNVDPVNEYKIQQAMSALIRNRTVLVIAHHLQTIRNANQIIVMDKGQLVENGTHAELEAKGGVYCKLLSMQ